One Glycine max cultivar Williams 82 chromosome 3, Glycine_max_v4.0, whole genome shotgun sequence DNA window includes the following coding sequences:
- the LOC102670183 gene encoding protein ECERIFERUM 2 — protein MSNSRVAVNSKLTVVSSRPVSASGKGKAHALSALDSAMGSHTVHVIYYYKNEEKWFESFDLLDPLRESLSEVLTLYPTVTGRLGKRGVDGGWEVKCNDAGVRVIKASVDATLDQWLKSASGSEENLLVAWDHMPDDPTTWSPFRIQVNRFEGGGVAIGISCSHMVADLTFLASFFKSWTEVHRHLAITHPPFVAPLPNHADDDAESLPRHAKTHSPRNMATATFKFSSSIINRCLSKVHGTCPNATPFDFLAALFWNRIARVKPPKNHHQTHCLCICTDFRNLIKASLPIGYFGNALHFSMLSQKVEDMQLGGIVSAVHSHLKGLSEEEIWSTNNEGNYYCMYGTELTCVCMEHLVFEEENESLLYAAMFGNNEKPIQVSCRVGNVDYGEGLITVMPSEEGGLSRTVMVMLPEEELAELSKDEAILELEPAMLLAGSVVSGGPLT, from the exons ATGTCCAACTCGAGGGTAGCTGTGAACTCAAAACTAACGGTTGTGTCGAGCAGACCCGTTAGTGCTTCGGGTAAGGGTAAGGCTCATGCGCTATCCGCGCTTGACAGTGCCATGGGTTCACACACAGTGCATGTTATATACTACTACAAGAACGAGGAGAAGTGGTTTGAGTCGTTTGATTTGTTGGACCCTTTGAGGGAATCGTTGTCTGAGGTTCTGACTCTCTACCCTACTGTGACGGGTCGGTTGGGAAAAAGAGGAGTGGATGGTGGGTGGGAAGTGAAGTGTAATGATGCGGGCGTTAGGGTCATAAAAGCCAGCGTGGATGCTACACTTGATCAATGGCTCAAATCTGCCTCTGGCTCCGAAGAGAACCTTCTGGTTGCTTGGGATCATATGCCTGATGATCCTACCACATGGTCTCCCTTTCGAATTCAG GTAAACAGATTCGAAGGAGGAGGTGTTGCAATAGGAATAAGTTGTAGTCACATGGTGGCAGATCTAACTTTCTTAGCATCATTTTTCAAATCATGGACGGAAGTTCACCGCCACTTGGCCATTACCCACCCTCCCTTCGTCGCTCCACTTCCAAATCACGCCGATGATGATGCAGAGTCTCTCCCTCGCCATGCAAAAACACACTCTCCGAGAAACATGGCTACAGCCACCTTCAAGTTTTCAAGTTCAATCATCAACCGATGCCTCTCCAAAGTCCATGGCACGTGCCCCAACGCCACCCCATTTGACTTCCTCGCCGCTCTGTTTTGGAATCGCATCGCTCGGGTCAAACCTCCAAAAAATCACCACCAAACACACTGTCTTTGCATTTGCACCGACTTTAGGAATCTCATAAAAGCGTCCCTCCCTATTGGGTACTTCGGAAATGCCTTGCACTTTTCAATGCTCTCGCAGAAAGTGGAAGACATGCAATTAGGAGGCATAGTCAGTGCAGTGCATAGCCACCTGAAAGGGCTTTCAGAGGAAGAAATATGGTCTACGAATAATGAAGGGAATTATTATTGCATGTATGGGACTGAGTTAACTTGTGTTTGCATGGAGCACTTGGTGTTTGAGGAAGAAAATGAGTCGTTGCTATATGCTGCAATGTTTGGGAATAACGAGAAGCCAATTCAAGTTTCATGTCGCGTGGGGAATGTGGATTATGGTGAAGGTTTGATCACGGTGATGCCTTCTGAAGAAGGAGGACTTTCGAGAACAGTGATGGTGATGCTTCCTGAGGAAGAACTCGCTGAACTAAGCAAAGATGAAGCAATATTGGAGTTGGAGCCAGCGATGCTTCTTGCTGGTTCTGTGGTCAGTGGTGGACCATTGACTTaa